One segment of Desulfocurvus vexinensis DSM 17965 DNA contains the following:
- the rpmD gene encoding 50S ribosomal protein L30 yields the protein MDTIKITLVKSLIGCSPRQRATVHALGLRKIRQVKELPKNDAVLGMVERVNHLVEVVE from the coding sequence ATGGACACCATCAAGATCACACTGGTGAAGAGCCTGATCGGCTGTTCCCCCAGACAGCGCGCCACCGTGCACGCCCTGGGCCTGCGCAAGATCCGCCAGGTGAAGGAACTGCCCAAGAACGATGCCGTTCTCGGCATGGTCGAGAGAGTCAACCATCTCGTCGAGGTTGTGGAATAA